Proteins from a single region of Haloterrigena alkaliphila:
- the psmA gene encoding archaeal proteasome endopeptidase complex subunit alpha: MQGQAQQQAYDRGITIFSPDGRLYQVEYAREAVKRGTASIGVRTSDGVVLAVDKRVPSPLLEDSSVEKIHKADDHIGIASAGHVADARQLIDFARRQTQVNQLRYGEPIGVETLTKEVTDHIQQYTQVGGARPFGVALIVGGIQNGEPRLFETDPSGTPYEWKALAVGADRGELQDYLEENYDEEADLDGGIALALDALASVNDGSLLPTEVGLATIDVESESFEQFDYDRIQSHLEENDILDEGDDDEEEPEE; this comes from the coding sequence ATGCAGGGACAAGCCCAACAGCAGGCGTACGACCGCGGCATCACGATCTTCTCGCCCGACGGCCGACTCTACCAGGTCGAGTACGCTCGCGAGGCGGTCAAGCGAGGAACAGCCAGCATCGGCGTCCGAACGAGCGACGGCGTCGTTCTCGCCGTCGACAAACGAGTCCCCTCCCCGCTGCTCGAGGACTCGAGCGTCGAGAAGATTCACAAGGCCGACGACCACATCGGCATCGCCAGCGCCGGCCACGTCGCCGACGCTCGCCAGCTGATCGACTTCGCACGCCGCCAGACGCAGGTCAACCAGCTCCGCTACGGCGAGCCGATCGGCGTCGAGACGCTGACCAAGGAGGTCACCGACCACATCCAGCAGTACACGCAGGTCGGCGGCGCCCGTCCGTTCGGCGTCGCGCTGATCGTCGGCGGGATTCAGAACGGCGAACCGCGCCTGTTCGAGACCGATCCCTCCGGCACGCCCTACGAGTGGAAGGCCCTGGCCGTCGGCGCCGACCGCGGCGAACTCCAGGACTACCTCGAGGAGAACTACGACGAGGAAGCCGATCTGGACGGCGGCATCGCGCTCGCGCTCGACGCCCTCGCCTCCGTCAACGACGGCTCGCTCCTCCCGACGGAGGTCGGCCTCGCGACGATCGACGTCGAGAGCGAGTCCTTCGAGCAGTTCGACTACGACCGGATCCAGTCCCACCTCGAGGAGAACGACATCCTCGACGAGGGTGACGACGACGAGGAAGAGCCCGAGGAGTAA
- a CDS encoding ribosome assembly factor SBDS, with product MISLDEAVTARLESHGARFEVLVDPDAALAIKRDEFDGELEDVIAAEDVFEDASRGDRPAEEDLETVFDTTDPLEIIPEVIKRGEIQITADQRREMQEQKRKQLIDTITRNAVNPQMDNAPHPPERIENALEEAGFTVDPMEPVQQQVDDALDALRPVIPIRFEEVTVAVQIPADYAGSAQAQVRQFGDLEREEWQNDGSWIGVLTFPAGMQNDFYDVVNEHSSGEAETEIIKDKDDLQTR from the coding sequence ATGATATCACTCGACGAGGCGGTGACGGCGCGACTCGAGTCACACGGGGCGCGCTTCGAAGTGTTAGTCGACCCGGACGCGGCGCTGGCGATCAAACGCGACGAGTTCGACGGCGAGTTAGAGGACGTGATCGCCGCCGAAGACGTCTTCGAGGACGCCTCTCGCGGCGACCGCCCCGCCGAGGAGGATCTGGAGACGGTGTTCGACACGACCGATCCGCTCGAGATCATCCCCGAGGTGATCAAGCGAGGGGAGATCCAGATCACGGCCGACCAGCGCCGCGAGATGCAGGAGCAAAAGCGCAAGCAGTTGATCGACACGATCACGCGCAACGCGGTCAACCCCCAGATGGACAACGCCCCCCATCCGCCCGAGCGCATCGAGAACGCCCTCGAGGAGGCCGGCTTCACCGTCGACCCGATGGAACCCGTCCAGCAGCAGGTCGACGACGCGCTCGACGCCCTGCGACCGGTCATTCCGATCCGGTTCGAGGAGGTAACTGTCGCCGTTCAGATCCCCGCCGATTACGCCGGCAGCGCGCAAGCGCAGGTGCGGCAGTTCGGGGACCTCGAGCGCGAGGAATGGCAGAACGACGGCTCGTGGATCGGCGTCCTCACCTTCCCCGCGGGCATGCAAAACGACTTCTACGACGTCGTCAACGAACACTCGAGCGGCGAGGCGGAGACGGAGATTATTAAGGACAAAGACGACCTGCAGACCCGGTGA
- the glyA gene encoding serine hydroxymethyltransferase: MEHEHVRDVDPAVADALEGEVDRQRETLQMIASENHASEAVIDAQGSALTNKYAEGYPGSRYYGGCEYADEVEELAIDRATELFGAEHVNVQPHSGTQANQAVYFAMLEPGDKILSLDLNHGGHLSHGHPANFVGQLYEVEQYEVDPDTGYLDYEGLAEHAEEFEPDVIVSGYSAYPREIEWERIQEAADSVGAYHLADIAHITGLVAAGVHPSPVGIADFVTGSTHKTIRSGRGGIVMCDEEYADDIDAAVFPGGQGGPLMHNIAGKAVGFKEALEPEFEDYAEQTVANAKALGESLTENGLSLVSEGTDNHLVLVDLRESHPDTSGGDAEEALEEAGIVLNGNTVPGETRSPFDPSGIRAGTPALTTRGFDEDDCRKVGDLIARVVDAPEDEAVLEEVRAEVADLCEANPLYE; encoded by the coding sequence ATGGAACACGAGCACGTCCGGGACGTCGATCCCGCCGTCGCCGACGCACTCGAGGGAGAGGTAGATCGCCAGCGAGAGACGTTGCAGATGATCGCCAGCGAGAACCACGCCAGCGAGGCGGTCATCGACGCACAGGGCAGCGCCCTGACCAACAAGTACGCCGAGGGCTACCCCGGATCGCGCTACTACGGCGGCTGCGAGTACGCCGACGAGGTCGAAGAACTCGCCATCGACCGCGCGACGGAGCTGTTCGGCGCCGAGCACGTCAACGTCCAGCCCCACTCGGGCACGCAGGCCAATCAGGCCGTCTACTTCGCGATGCTCGAGCCCGGCGACAAGATCCTCTCGCTGGACCTCAATCACGGCGGTCACCTCAGCCACGGCCACCCGGCGAACTTCGTCGGCCAACTGTACGAGGTCGAGCAGTACGAGGTCGATCCCGACACGGGCTACCTCGACTACGAGGGGCTGGCCGAGCACGCCGAGGAATTCGAACCGGACGTCATCGTCTCGGGGTACTCCGCGTACCCCCGCGAGATCGAGTGGGAGCGCATTCAGGAGGCCGCCGACAGCGTCGGCGCCTACCACCTCGCGGACATCGCCCACATCACGGGCCTCGTCGCCGCCGGCGTCCACCCCTCGCCGGTCGGCATCGCGGACTTCGTCACCGGCTCGACCCACAAGACGATCCGCTCGGGTCGGGGCGGCATCGTCATGTGCGACGAGGAGTACGCCGACGACATCGACGCGGCGGTCTTCCCCGGCGGACAGGGCGGCCCGCTCATGCACAACATCGCCGGCAAGGCCGTCGGCTTCAAGGAGGCCCTCGAGCCCGAGTTCGAGGACTACGCCGAACAGACCGTCGCCAACGCGAAAGCCCTCGGCGAGAGCCTCACCGAGAACGGCCTCTCGCTGGTCTCGGAGGGCACGGACAACCACCTCGTGCTCGTCGACCTCCGCGAGAGCCACCCCGACACCTCCGGCGGCGACGCCGAGGAGGCCCTCGAGGAGGCCGGCATCGTCCTCAACGGGAACACGGTACCCGGCGAGACGCGTTCGCCGTTCGACCCCTCGGGTATCCGCGCCGGCACGCCCGCGCTGACGACGCGAGGCTTCGACGAGGACGACTGCCGGAAGGTGGGCGACCTGATCGCCCGCGTCGTCGACGCGCCCGAGGACGAGGCCGTGCTCGAGGAAGTCCGCGCCGAGGTCGCGGACCTCTGCGAAGCGAACCCGCTGTACGAGTAA
- a CDS encoding alpha/beta fold hydrolase, producing MGEDPATAMYRSRTDALTTDVGEGRPVVFAHGTLMDRTMFAPQLEALRDEYRAVAYDLRARTDRYAPGYDLWDLTEDCAALLDGIDEDSAVLAGMSMGGFMGLRFALEYPERVDGLVLIDSMATPHPEEERAEYGALVEPYEDALEPMPREIAEGSAAELFGETTRAENPELVEAWVDRWATYPGRAVHYELNSWLGREDVTDRLSEIDVPVLIVHGEEDPSIAPSQAEPMLEDLPDAEMEVIPEAGHTSNLERPEPVNDAIRSFLDERF from the coding sequence ATGGGTGAGGATCCGGCGACGGCGATGTACCGCTCCCGAACCGACGCGCTGACGACCGACGTCGGCGAGGGGCGACCGGTCGTCTTCGCCCACGGGACGCTGATGGACCGGACGATGTTCGCGCCGCAACTCGAGGCCCTGCGCGACGAGTACCGGGCCGTCGCCTACGACCTGCGGGCGCGGACGGACCGATACGCGCCGGGGTACGATCTGTGGGACCTGACGGAAGACTGCGCGGCGCTGCTTGACGGGATCGACGAGGACAGCGCCGTCCTCGCCGGGATGTCGATGGGCGGGTTCATGGGCCTGCGCTTCGCGCTCGAGTATCCCGAGCGGGTCGACGGGCTCGTCCTGATCGACTCGATGGCGACGCCCCATCCCGAGGAGGAGCGGGCGGAGTACGGCGCCCTCGTGGAGCCCTACGAGGACGCTCTCGAGCCGATGCCACGCGAGATCGCCGAGGGGTCGGCGGCCGAACTGTTCGGCGAGACGACCCGCGCGGAGAACCCCGAACTCGTCGAGGCCTGGGTGGACCGCTGGGCCACCTACCCCGGACGGGCGGTCCACTACGAACTCAACTCGTGGCTCGGCCGCGAGGACGTGACCGATCGGCTCTCGGAGATCGACGTGCCAGTCCTGATCGTCCACGGCGAGGAGGACCCCTCGATCGCTCCGTCGCAGGCCGAACCGATGCTCGAGGACCTGCCCGACGCCGAGATGGAGGTGATTCCGGAGGCGGGCCACACCTCGAACCTCGAGCGACCGGAGCCGGTCAACGACGCGATCCGGAGCTTCCTCGACGAGCGCTTCTGA
- a CDS encoding FUN14 domain-containing protein yields the protein MLDVDPTTTGLEFGGGAVIGGVLGFATKQVAKLLAIVIGAQLMAFRYLESQEILIVDWNRLTAGLVGAQEHAQEEIHWLESMLSMVSVGAGFTSGFLIGYHRG from the coding sequence ATGCTAGACGTCGATCCGACGACGACCGGTCTCGAGTTCGGCGGCGGGGCGGTCATCGGCGGCGTACTCGGATTCGCGACGAAACAGGTCGCGAAACTCCTCGCGATCGTCATCGGCGCGCAGTTGATGGCCTTTCGCTACCTCGAGTCCCAGGAGATTCTCATCGTCGACTGGAACCGACTCACCGCGGGCCTCGTCGGCGCGCAGGAACATGCACAGGAAGAGATCCACTGGCTCGAATCGATGCTGTCGATGGTGTCGGTCGGCGCCGGATTCACCAGCGGCTTTCTAATCGGCTACCACCGTGGATAG
- a CDS encoding RNase P subunit p30 family protein: protein MYEAVHARPDGESTVARLAETAADYGFEGVVVRNHHDARADYDAAAIREEYGIDVVEGLEIRADDPQEASGSVGNYRTTETVLGVHGGSNALNRFAVENEKVDVLAHPMADGGDVNHVLVKAAAENGVRLEFTLSGVLRSSGGRRVRTLQSLGKLEEIVTYYDAPYVVSADPRSHLEVRAPRELKALGEEIGLSSEFVEEGLTEWGRLADRNRRIDSESFIEPGVQRGRYEEEP, encoded by the coding sequence ATGTACGAGGCCGTCCACGCCCGTCCCGACGGAGAGAGCACGGTCGCCCGACTGGCGGAGACGGCGGCCGACTACGGCTTCGAGGGCGTGGTCGTGCGCAACCACCACGACGCTCGAGCCGACTACGACGCCGCGGCGATCCGCGAGGAGTACGGCATCGACGTCGTCGAGGGCCTCGAGATCCGCGCCGACGATCCGCAGGAGGCCAGCGGCTCCGTGGGCAACTACCGGACCACCGAGACGGTTCTGGGGGTCCACGGCGGCTCGAACGCGCTGAACCGGTTCGCCGTCGAGAACGAGAAAGTCGACGTGCTCGCCCACCCGATGGCCGACGGCGGCGACGTCAACCACGTGCTGGTGAAGGCCGCCGCCGAAAACGGCGTCCGCCTCGAGTTCACCCTCTCGGGAGTGCTCCGATCCAGCGGCGGCCGCCGGGTCAGGACCCTCCAGTCGCTGGGCAAACTCGAAGAGATCGTCACCTACTACGACGCGCCCTACGTGGTGAGCGCGGACCCGCGCTCGCACCTCGAGGTGCGTGCACCCCGGGAACTGAAAGCGCTGGGCGAGGAGATCGGCCTCTCGAGCGAGTTCGTCGAGGAGGGGCTGACGGAATGGGGCCGCCTCGCCGACCGAAACCGACGGATCGACTCCGAGTCGTTCATTGAGCCGGGGGTCCAACGGGGGAGGTATGAAGAAGAGCCTTGA
- a CDS encoding class I SAM-dependent methyltransferase, translating into MTGEPTQDTDDPQSFYDEYAEREWDRLEGRIDGELELSGTVDVLEDHLPSSGRVLDAGGGAGRYSIWLAEQGYDVTMVDLSRGQLAVARDRLRERGVESRVTLVQGSITDIGLSADAFDATCCLGGPLSHVLSEPDRERAVRELRRVSRPDSPVIVSVMGLLGAVQLYLVTGHNLEALPDLLEHGDYTSALLERYGYENEFTATHFFRRAELESLLSRNGLEVVTTAGLEGLASPLHDERLRTDLETVTEAELSALERTVRRTADDPVVADLSIHMLAVAEA; encoded by the coding sequence ATGACAGGGGAGCCAACGCAGGACACCGACGACCCGCAGTCGTTCTACGACGAGTACGCCGAACGCGAGTGGGACCGCCTCGAGGGTCGAATCGACGGGGAACTCGAGTTGTCGGGAACGGTCGACGTTCTCGAGGACCACCTCCCGTCGTCGGGCCGGGTGCTCGACGCCGGTGGGGGCGCGGGGCGGTACAGCATCTGGCTGGCCGAGCAGGGGTACGACGTGACGATGGTGGACCTCAGTCGCGGCCAACTGGCCGTCGCTCGAGACCGACTTCGCGAACGTGGCGTCGAGTCGCGAGTGACGTTGGTACAGGGATCGATCACGGATATCGGGCTCTCCGCGGACGCCTTCGACGCGACGTGCTGTCTCGGCGGGCCGCTCTCCCACGTCCTCTCGGAACCGGATCGAGAGCGGGCCGTCCGCGAACTGCGGCGGGTGAGTCGTCCCGATTCGCCGGTGATCGTCTCGGTCATGGGACTGCTCGGGGCCGTCCAGCTCTATCTCGTTACCGGTCACAATCTCGAGGCCCTCCCCGACCTGCTCGAGCACGGCGACTATACCTCGGCGCTGCTCGAGCGGTACGGTTACGAGAACGAGTTCACCGCGACGCACTTCTTCCGGCGGGCGGAACTGGAATCGCTCCTGTCCCGGAACGGACTCGAGGTCGTGACGACGGCCGGGCTGGAAGGACTCGCGTCGCCGCTTCACGACGAACGGCTCAGGACCGACCTCGAGACCGTCACCGAGGCGGAACTGTCGGCGCTCGAGCGAACCGTTCGACGAACCGCCGACGACCCGGTCGTCGCGGACCTTTCGATTCACATGCTCGCCGTCGCCGAGGCGTAG
- a CDS encoding class I SAM-dependent methyltransferase, which translates to MKKSLEDHAARFDEKAGEYDESKSDEYRACASLVVEHAAPDEDDVVLDLGTGTGAIALALASDAERVVGRDISEGMMDEARAKAEEVGLTNSAESQSDSAGSRTHESVNLEFGRGTFREPDYDGPVDVVTSNFALHHLSDEEKREAIAVIADLEPRKFVLGDVMFFGEPDPDDPFYSPEVDDPATVGVLADAFTDAGFSLTAVERVHDQVGVLVAERSSTSAAGGMESDEKEPVAEEVTDDDPATDA; encoded by the coding sequence ATGAAGAAGAGCCTTGAGGACCACGCCGCCCGATTCGACGAGAAGGCCGGCGAGTACGACGAGTCGAAGTCCGACGAGTACCGCGCCTGCGCGAGCCTCGTCGTCGAGCACGCCGCACCCGACGAGGACGACGTCGTCCTCGACCTCGGGACGGGCACCGGCGCCATCGCGCTCGCGCTCGCGTCCGACGCCGAGCGCGTCGTCGGCCGGGACATCAGCGAGGGGATGATGGACGAGGCGAGAGCGAAGGCCGAGGAGGTGGGACTCACGAACAGCGCTGAATCGCAGAGCGATTCAGCTGGCTCACGGACTCACGAGTCCGTGAACCTCGAGTTCGGACGCGGTACGTTCCGGGAACCCGACTACGACGGTCCCGTCGACGTCGTCACCTCGAACTTCGCGCTCCACCACCTCTCGGACGAAGAGAAGCGCGAAGCGATCGCGGTCATCGCCGACCTCGAGCCCCGGAAGTTCGTCCTCGGGGACGTGATGTTCTTCGGCGAGCCCGATCCCGACGATCCCTTCTACTCGCCCGAGGTCGACGACCCCGCGACGGTCGGCGTGCTCGCGGACGCGTTCACCGACGCGGGCTTCTCGCTGACCGCCGTCGAGCGCGTCCACGACCAGGTCGGGGTACTGGTCGCAGAGCGATCGTCGACCTCCGCGGCTGGCGGGATGGAGAGCGACGAGAAGGAGCCCGTAGCCGAGGAGGTCACCGACGACGACCCAGCGACGGACGCATAA
- a CDS encoding thiolase C-terminal domain-containing protein, giving the protein MERVAIIGASMTQFGQREGEWILDLLAEAGLECLEDAGADGGDVDHLYVSNMASGEFEGQTGVPNALAHDIDAMPAYTQRVDQTSSSGGAGIFAAWQSVASGASDMTLLVGGEKMTHRTTGEATDVIASLTHPVEYKTGVTLPSFAGLTARHYLERFDAPRESLAKVAVKNHKNGVDNPKAQFQKEIDEETALESPIVADPLRLYDFCPITDGSAALMLCPEEVAQEYTDDYVVISGIDGATDTHVVHEREDPTIMGGVVESGTGAYERSGYGPEDIDVAELHDMFTILEFLQMEGLGFAEQGEAWKLVEEGYTERDTGELPINTSGGLKSKGHPLGASGVAQGVEIYEQLMGEAGLRQVDADVGLCCNVGGFGNCIITTIMEAAQ; this is encoded by the coding sequence ATGGAACGTGTTGCAATCATCGGCGCCTCGATGACCCAGTTCGGGCAACGCGAGGGGGAGTGGATCCTCGACCTCCTCGCCGAGGCCGGACTCGAGTGTCTCGAGGACGCGGGTGCCGACGGCGGCGACGTCGACCACCTCTACGTCTCGAACATGGCGAGCGGGGAGTTCGAAGGACAGACCGGGGTTCCGAACGCGCTGGCCCACGACATCGACGCGATGCCGGCGTACACCCAGCGCGTCGACCAGACGAGTTCCAGCGGCGGCGCGGGGATCTTCGCCGCCTGGCAATCCGTCGCCAGCGGGGCCAGCGACATGACCCTGCTCGTCGGCGGCGAGAAGATGACCCACCGAACGACCGGCGAGGCGACCGACGTCATCGCGTCGCTGACCCACCCCGTCGAGTACAAGACCGGCGTCACGCTGCCCTCCTTCGCCGGGCTGACGGCGCGCCACTACCTCGAGCGCTTCGACGCACCCCGGGAGAGCCTCGCGAAGGTGGCCGTCAAGAATCACAAGAACGGCGTCGACAACCCCAAGGCGCAATTCCAGAAGGAGATCGACGAGGAGACCGCCCTCGAGTCCCCGATCGTCGCCGATCCGCTTCGGCTGTACGATTTCTGTCCGATCACGGACGGCTCCGCGGCGCTGATGCTCTGCCCCGAGGAGGTCGCACAGGAGTACACAGACGATTACGTCGTCATCTCGGGTATCGACGGCGCCACCGACACGCACGTCGTCCACGAGCGCGAGGATCCCACGATCATGGGCGGCGTCGTCGAGAGCGGGACGGGCGCCTACGAGAGGAGCGGTTACGGCCCCGAGGACATCGACGTTGCCGAGCTCCACGACATGTTCACCATCCTCGAGTTCCTGCAGATGGAGGGGCTGGGCTTCGCCGAACAGGGCGAAGCGTGGAAACTCGTCGAGGAGGGCTACACGGAGCGCGACACGGGCGAACTCCCGATCAACACGTCGGGTGGTCTCAAGTCGAAGGGACACCCGTTGGGCGCCAGCGGGGTCGCCCAGGGCGTCGAGATCTACGAACAACTGATGGGCGAGGCGGGCCTGCGACAGGTCGACGCGGACGTCGGCCTCTGCTGTAACGTGGGCGGCTTCGGCAACTGCATCATCACGACGATCATGGAGGCAGCACAATGA
- the tbsP gene encoding transcriptional regulator TbsP, with amino-acid sequence MTSNLLNHQIDDILDSVLEDAAGDVYMVNPSADAIEEFVAVATDFDGERPSVHMLADERTLKDVMDDFIVASNAADLISDDVLALRTLEEAPENSLLITEGRVIAVVHAGDRVGGLVTDDESFVEDTYDTYTARWEDAAEFNLRTPPITAVRETLAEEIGPDAEDDFTAILNSLETARGDGDGLDEVTISLLVAAKNEALLYDISKWGEDVGIASKATFSRTKTKLEDMGLIDTEKVPIDVGRPRLRLKVGDDRLQEADNGQLATVAQSILN; translated from the coding sequence ATGACCTCGAATTTACTCAACCATCAGATTGACGATATCCTCGACTCCGTGCTCGAGGACGCGGCCGGGGACGTCTACATGGTCAACCCGTCGGCGGACGCCATCGAGGAGTTCGTCGCCGTCGCAACCGACTTCGACGGCGAGCGCCCGTCGGTACACATGCTGGCCGACGAGCGCACGCTGAAAGACGTCATGGACGACTTCATCGTCGCCTCGAACGCCGCGGACCTCATCAGCGACGACGTGCTGGCACTGCGAACGCTCGAGGAGGCCCCCGAGAACTCGCTGCTGATCACCGAGGGCCGCGTCATCGCGGTCGTCCACGCCGGCGACCGCGTCGGCGGCCTGGTCACCGACGACGAGAGCTTCGTCGAGGACACCTACGACACGTACACGGCCCGCTGGGAGGACGCCGCCGAGTTCAACCTCCGGACCCCGCCGATCACGGCCGTCCGCGAGACCCTCGCCGAGGAGATCGGTCCCGACGCCGAGGACGACTTCACGGCGATCCTCAACTCGCTCGAGACCGCCCGCGGCGACGGCGACGGACTCGACGAAGTGACGATTTCGCTGCTCGTGGCCGCCAAGAACGAAGCCCTGCTCTACGACATCAGCAAGTGGGGCGAGGACGTCGGCATCGCCTCGAAGGCGACGTTCAGCCGCACGAAGACCAAACTCGAGGATATGGGCCTGATCGACACCGAGAAGGTCCCCATCGACGTCGGCCGCCCGCGCCTGCGCCTCAAGGTCGGCGACGACCGCCTGCAGGAAGCCGACAACGGGCAGCTCGCGACGGTGGCGCAGAGCATACTCAACTAG
- the hflX gene encoding GTPase HflX — MRAIIAKRVDSGVPDTSEIRDLAEAAGYTVVSEITQSRTADPALQLGEGKAEELADEVAAADATTVIFDNRLGPYQTYNLGQLLPEGAEVIDRFTLILEIFGQRARTRKAQLQVELAELRYELPRAEAKTSLAKRDEHPGFMGLGEYDESRERDIKDQISRIKDELEQIEQTEEHRRERRRDSGFDLVALAGYTNAGKSTLLRQLADDLTVEENEDLHPDLDATAESQDKLFTTLGTTTRRAAIEPRDVLVTDTVGFISDLPHWLVESFKSTLDSVYRADLVLLVVDVSEPIDEIHEKLVTSHDTLYERNEAPIVTVLNKIDRVDDEELAEKREALSALAPNPVAVSAHEGTNVDALLERIDRELPDWEEERLLLPMTDDTMSVVSWLHDNANVEDVTYGDEDVVVSFEARPAVVSQARSRASELRTAAAESA, encoded by the coding sequence ATGAGAGCAATCATCGCCAAGCGCGTCGATTCGGGAGTGCCCGACACGAGTGAGATCCGCGACCTCGCCGAAGCCGCGGGGTACACCGTCGTCAGCGAGATAACCCAGTCGCGGACGGCCGACCCCGCGTTGCAACTCGGCGAAGGGAAAGCCGAGGAACTCGCCGACGAGGTCGCCGCGGCCGACGCGACGACCGTCATCTTCGACAACCGGCTCGGCCCCTACCAGACGTACAACCTCGGGCAACTGCTCCCCGAGGGCGCCGAGGTGATCGACCGGTTCACGCTGATCCTCGAGATCTTCGGCCAGCGCGCCCGGACCCGCAAGGCCCAGCTGCAGGTCGAACTGGCCGAACTCCGGTACGAACTGCCCCGCGCCGAGGCCAAGACCAGCCTCGCCAAGCGCGACGAGCACCCCGGCTTCATGGGGCTGGGCGAGTACGACGAGAGCCGCGAGCGGGACATCAAGGACCAGATCAGCCGGATCAAGGACGAACTCGAGCAAATCGAGCAGACCGAGGAGCACCGCCGGGAGCGCCGGCGCGACTCCGGCTTCGATCTGGTCGCGCTGGCGGGCTACACGAACGCCGGCAAGTCGACCCTGCTGCGACAGCTCGCGGACGACCTGACCGTCGAGGAGAACGAGGATCTCCACCCCGACCTCGACGCGACGGCCGAGTCTCAGGACAAACTGTTCACGACGCTCGGGACGACGACCCGCCGCGCGGCCATCGAGCCCCGCGACGTGCTGGTGACCGACACCGTCGGATTCATCAGCGACCTGCCCCACTGGCTGGTCGAGTCGTTCAAGTCGACGCTGGACTCGGTCTACCGGGCCGACCTCGTCCTGCTCGTCGTCGACGTCAGCGAACCGATCGACGAGATCCACGAGAAACTCGTCACCAGCCACGACACGCTCTACGAGCGCAACGAGGCCCCAATCGTGACCGTGCTGAACAAGATCGACAGGGTCGACGACGAGGAACTCGCCGAGAAGCGCGAGGCGCTCTCGGCGCTCGCCCCGAACCCCGTCGCCGTCAGCGCCCACGAGGGGACGAACGTCGACGCGCTGCTCGAGCGCATCGATCGCGAACTGCCCGACTGGGAGGAAGAACGCCTCCTCCTGCCGATGACCGACGACACGATGAGCGTCGTCTCGTGGCTCCACGACAACGCGAACGTCGAGGACGTCACCTACGGCGACGAGGACGTCGTCGTCTCCTTCGAGGCCCGCCCCGCGGTCGTCTCGCAGGCGCGCTCGCGGGCCAGCGAGTTGCGGACGGCGGCAGCGGAGTCGGCGTAG
- a CDS encoding nucleic acid-binding protein: MTMEAYRYEDGSISYPGHPRGPDGAEPAETIDLSEYTAEVVTWTTSTATPPGVREPNTLAIVEFDVDGESVRAIGQATTDEIETGDEVEPVSVEELREPGAGIREPESQDWDGYRFEPV, encoded by the coding sequence ATGACCATGGAAGCCTACCGGTACGAGGACGGTTCGATCAGCTACCCCGGCCACCCGCGCGGTCCGGACGGCGCGGAGCCGGCGGAGACGATCGATCTCAGCGAGTACACCGCCGAAGTAGTGACGTGGACGACGAGCACGGCGACGCCCCCCGGCGTCCGCGAACCGAACACCCTCGCGATCGTCGAGTTCGACGTCGATGGCGAGTCCGTGCGCGCCATCGGGCAGGCGACGACCGACGAGATCGAAACCGGCGACGAGGTCGAACCCGTCTCCGTCGAGGAACTCCGCGAACCCGGCGCCGGCATCCGCGAACCCGAGAGTCAGGACTGGGACGGCTACCGGTTCGAACCGGTCTAG